One window of Thermocoleostomius sinensis A174 genomic DNA carries:
- a CDS encoding class I SAM-dependent methyltransferase, with the protein MRCPQCLQQVMESMKQCQCGFVFDDVALADLQDWFAEVKQTLETAYVASPTAWQQSGKSGTFEDWTRLRIANLAPVQRSGTYLDIGCANGYLLECLVAWAKLKGIELTPHGLDYSDKLVDLARQRLQSSSNIYWGNAWDWTPPQYFDYVRTELDYVPRNYRKPFVERLLAEFVAQEGRLLISQYRSRRDDLTQGWVNQELERHGFRVVETHSGYNGDGLELCRVAVLQSK; encoded by the coding sequence ATGCGGTGTCCTCAGTGTTTGCAACAAGTCATGGAGTCGATGAAGCAGTGCCAATGTGGTTTTGTGTTTGATGACGTAGCGTTGGCGGACTTACAAGATTGGTTTGCAGAAGTTAAACAGACTTTGGAAACAGCCTATGTAGCCTCACCTACCGCTTGGCAGCAATCCGGTAAGAGTGGAACGTTTGAGGATTGGACACGACTGCGGATCGCAAACCTCGCACCAGTCCAGAGATCAGGCACATATCTTGATATCGGTTGTGCGAATGGATATTTGTTGGAATGTTTGGTAGCGTGGGCAAAGTTAAAGGGAATTGAGCTTACACCTCACGGTCTAGACTATTCAGACAAACTTGTTGATTTAGCTCGACAACGCCTTCAATCGTCCAGCAATATTTATTGGGGGAACGCTTGGGACTGGACTCCCCCTCAGTACTTTGATTATGTGCGAACTGAACTCGATTATGTGCCGCGCAATTATCGAAAACCTTTTGTCGAAAGGCTATTGGCTGAGTTTGTCGCTCAAGAGGGGCGATTACTCATTTCTCAATATCGCAGTCGTCGTGATGATTTAACTCAAGGCTGGGTCAACCAAGAATTAGAAAGGCATGGGTTTCGAGTCGTTGAAACACATTCGGGGTATAACGGAGACGGCTTAGAATTATGTCGTGTGGCGGTTTTGCAATCGAAATAG
- a CDS encoding HNH endonuclease, giving the protein MGHVFKPSTIPTVDEYVSGLSALGSRINELQLRLLQEQYYAPNRTVTATQLAELIGIESGRGMVNLLYGRLGRLFCEATGFEPSQREIGTHRWWSVWSSGYEERNPYRFFWEMHPEVAEALEALGWVTPERSSSVTFPDEVDETTVFREGAVCKVSVNAYERSPQARQRCIAYYGTSCFACGFNFGQVFGELGEGFIHVHHLCPISEIAEEYEVDPVKDLRPVCPNCHAMIHRRSPPLSIEELQILLSSSKVQPPPNNSGAAD; this is encoded by the coding sequence ATGGGTCATGTTTTCAAACCAAGTACAATACCAACTGTTGACGAGTATGTGTCCGGTTTATCTGCGCTCGGTTCTCGTATCAATGAATTACAGCTTCGTTTACTACAAGAGCAGTATTACGCCCCAAATCGCACTGTTACAGCGACCCAACTTGCAGAGCTAATAGGCATTGAGAGCGGACGTGGCATGGTCAATCTGCTATACGGTCGGCTAGGACGGTTATTCTGCGAAGCAACAGGATTTGAGCCAAGTCAGCGAGAAATTGGTACACATCGATGGTGGTCTGTCTGGTCGAGCGGATACGAAGAGCGTAATCCCTATCGATTTTTCTGGGAAATGCATCCAGAAGTTGCAGAAGCTCTCGAAGCTTTGGGTTGGGTTACGCCTGAACGTTCTTCATCGGTCACGTTTCCTGATGAAGTTGATGAGACTACAGTTTTCCGCGAAGGCGCAGTCTGCAAAGTTTCAGTTAATGCTTATGAACGCAGCCCTCAAGCTCGTCAAAGATGCATAGCTTACTATGGAACAAGTTGTTTCGCTTGTGGCTTCAATTTCGGTCAGGTTTTTGGAGAATTAGGCGAAGGTTTTATTCACGTACACCATCTCTGTCCCATTTCTGAGATTGCCGAAGAGTACGAGGTTGATCCTGTCAAAGATTTACGTCCCGTGTGTCCTAACTGTCATGCCATGATTCATCGCCGCTCTCCTCCGTTGAGCATTGAGGAGCTTCAAATTTTGTTGAGCAGTTCTAAAGTTCAACCGCCTCCTAACAATTCGGGTGCAGCGGATTGA